The proteins below are encoded in one region of Apium graveolens cultivar Ventura chromosome 4, ASM990537v1, whole genome shotgun sequence:
- the LOC141717912 gene encoding uncharacterized protein LOC141717912 codes for MGFLTLCFGFFLGVLLIVSLEILGLYFLVKRLSKKKVKDEETKHTSPEVHGDHLDLPYPSKQGAVWVLDLEKVPKNWISDKGSREQKRKIEVLEVHPVRKYAGLKDQVLTITESDGSSTVIRLKNCTIAAVSATNLSSRKWAKKYPIKVEAETSAIYNGSRSLFIYFETSIEKESWSKALRISSCSSNEKLKSFAQLRTDFQNFLTALNTEHPSLMKPTVGLNADSVEKSTKIDGSSSKVRHFLKKLAKKSSKSGADYKANWSSEVGRGGKNVNEKSRLLQESAAAKGSGKPAPVGRVLNSLDENEELANISRAGSTSSRSVVSEADFDDRLFSDEGTLCWNLVLSRLFFDAQANSMIKSFAQARIQRSLSNIRTPSYIGEVMCTGVHLGNLPPYIHGMRVLPSDMNDILALEIDVEYCGGAVLDIETRVEVCGLDISENMTSNFDPTSVDEVASDLLEGIEHYGNQVKLSKGADEKMEIKNEGNAKFGKMKSFKSSLQESTYASKWRSIINTVAKQVSEVPISLGIRVASLRGTLRLEIKAPPSDQIWLAFTSVPDIDLNLESSVGEHKITNGHIALFLINRFKSAIRETMVLPNYENAYIPFMIAEKDDWLPRHAAPFIWVNQEAGTESTTIHETPRSQQKEGTELSGPNMKAHSESEYNENKIETSNGLQTKKSLSTSSESTNLSPLSENPVQDFKTSLLEAGEVEPTPLLSKEEHLERQELNPETQSPSRSASISDSSSRSASIMDEETHLMQGDDSRPKRMGNTRAKMLGLGKKMGEKLEERRRHIEEKGRNIVERMRAPEKSGS; via the exons ATGGGTTTTTTAACTCTCTGTTTTGGGTTCTTTCTTGGCGTGCTTCTGATTGTTTCACTTGAAATTCTGGGTTTATATTTCTTGGTAAAAAGATTAAGTAAaaagaaagttaaagatgaaGAAACAAAGCACACATCTCCAGAAGTTCATGGAGATCACTTGGATCTTCCTTACCCCAGTAAGCAG GGAGCAGTGTGGGTTCTAGATTTAGAAAAGGTCCCAAAGAACTGGATCAGCGACAAAGGATCGAgagagcagaaaagaaagattgaggTCTTGGAAGTTCACCCTGTCCGCAAATATGCTGGCCTCAAGGATCAGGTACTTACAATAACAGAATCAGATGGTTCAAGCACAGTAATCAGGCTGAAGAATTGCACCATAGCAGCTGTGTCTGCTACAAACTTATCTTCAAGAAAATG GGCCAAAAAGTACCCAATTAAAGTGGAGGCTGAGACTTCAGCAATATACAATGGCAGTAGAAGCTTATTCATTTATTTTGAGACATCTATTGAAAAAGAATCTTGGAGTAAAGCACTTCGTATCTCTTCATGTAGTTCCAATGAAAAACTCAAATCTTTTGCGCAGTTGCGTAcggattttcaaaattttttgaCTGCTTTAAACACTGAACATCCTTCACTAATGAAACCAACTGTGGGTTTGAATGCCGATTCAGTAGAAAAGTCTACAAAGATTGACGGTTCTTCATCGAAGGTTCGCCACTTCCTTAAAAAACTTGCCAAGAAGTCTTCTAAGAGTGGTGCCGATTACAAGGCAAACTGGAGTTCAGAGGTAGGACGCGGAGGGAAAAATGTGAATGAAAAATCTCGTCTACTTCAGGAGTCTGCTGCAGCCAAAGGCTCTGGAAAGCCTGCTCCAGTTGGAAGAGTACTTAACTCTTTGGATGAAAATGAGGAATTAGCGAACATTAGTCGCGCAGGTAGCACAAGTAGTCGGTCTGTAGTTTCTGAAGCAGACTTCGATGATAGACTTTTTAGTGATGAAGGGACGCTTTGTTGGAATTTAGTGTTATCGCGATTATTCTTCGATGCCCAAGCCAACTCGATGATAAAAAGCTTTGCACAAGCAAGAATTCAG AGATCTTTGTCGAATATTAGAACCCCTAGCTACATTGGTGAAGTTATGTGCACTGGTGTACATCTTGGGAATCTTCCTCCATACATTCATGGCATGAGGGTTCTTCCGTCAGACATGAATGACATTCTGGCACTAGAAATTGACGTTGAATATTGTGGTGGTGCAGTGTTAGATATTGAAACAAGGGTTGAAGTTTGCGGTCTTGATATATCAGAAAACATGACTTCAAATTTTGACCCGACCTCTGTTGATGAAGTCGCATCAGATCTTCTAGAAGGTATTGAGCACTACGGAAACCAAGTGAAGCTTTCTAAAGGGGCAGATGAGAAAATGGAGATTAAGAATGAAGGAAATGCTAAATTCG GTAAGATGAAAAGTTTTAAGAGTTCTCTACAGGAATCAACTTATGCATCTAAATGGAGATCAATTATAAATACTGTCGCTAAGCAAGTTTCAGAA GTGCCAATCTCTCTGGGAATAAGGGTAGCATCCCTTCGAGGAACTCTGAGGTTAGAGATAAAAGCTCCCCCATCTGACCAAATATGGCTTGCATTCACATCTGTACCTGATATTGATCTAAACTTGGAGTCTTCTGTTGGGGAGCACAAGATTACCAATGGACATATTGCTCTGTTCCTGATCAATCGGTTTAAG TCAGCCATTCGTGAAACTATGGTACTTCCTAATTATGAAAATGCATACATCCCATTCATGATAGCCGAAAAAGATGACTGGCTCCCGAGGCATGCGGCTCCATTTATTTGGGTAAATCAAGAAGCAGGCACTGAATCCACTACCATACATGAAACACCAAGATCCCAACAGAAGGAAGGAACAGAATTAAGTGGACCCAATATGAAAGCACACAGTGAGTCAGAATATAATGAAAACAAAATTGAAACATCCAATGGTCTGCAAACCAAGAAATCCTtgtcaacatcatcagagtccACTAATCTATCACCTCTTAGTGAAAATCCAGTGCAAGATTTTAAAACATCATTGCTAGAAGCTGGTGAAGTAGAACCAACTCCCTTGTTGAGTAAAGAGGAGCATTTGGAGAGGCAAGAACTGAACCCAGAAACTCAATCACCATCACGATCAGCGAGTATAAGTGATTCATCATCTCGTTCAGCAAGTATAATGGATGAGGAGACTCATTTAATGCAGGGAGATGATTCAAGGCCAAAAAGAATGGGGAATACACGTGCAAAGATGCTTGGTTTGGGGAAGAAGATGGGGGAAAAACTTGAAGAGAGGAGGCGTCATATTGAAGAGAAAGGCAGAAACATAGTAGAGAGGATGCGAGCGCCTGAGAAGAGTGGCTCCTAA